Within Macaca nemestrina isolate mMacNem1 chromosome 12, mMacNem.hap1, whole genome shotgun sequence, the genomic segment ATATAATAAACAAAGCATTTCAGGGAGAAGCTGGAGAGCACCTTCTCTTAGCTGCACTCCACCTTAAGGCTGAAGCTGGATTTGTTTACTGTTTCTCCTGGGGGCAGAGGCAGTTGAGAAGTAACCAAATAGTCTGCCAAGCCAGGGCCAACCCTCCAGGCCACAGGTTGAGCAAATGCTAAGGGCCAAGGACAGGGAGACACTCCTCATGAAGGGGTGGTCCTCATCCTTTCAGATCAACTTCCTGCTGGAGGCTCCACCCTCACCAcgtccctccctcttctctcatcCGGAGTCACCTTTTGGGATTTTGGAGTTGGGCACCATGGGGACTCCAAATGATCGGGCAGTGCTGCAGGCCATCTTCAACCCTGACACCCCATTTGGAGACATTGTTGGACTGGACCTCGGAGAGGAAGCAGAAAAGGAAGAACGAAAAGAAGGTGGGCATTTGATCTGAAGTGTAGCTTTGCACATAGGCTGGCCTGCTGGCCTCCGGAGGTGGCAGAGGTAGTGGTCTTATAAGGCCCCTTGTTCCATGATTATGATTGAGGTTGGAATCAGAGAGGTTGGCTGCTCCTTAGTGCACTGATGGGGGTTTGGTAAGAGACGTCCTGCCAAGAGGAGTAAGCCGGGGTTTGTCTCTCAATCCATCAGCTCTCAGGCCTCTGAACTTACACTTAATTGATTGTATGATCCAAACTTAACTGCCAGGTGATGTTAAATTCTCATATTTTTGTCATAACAGAGAATACCACCACCAGAACGGAAGACTGAAGTAAGGCAGGGCATGGTTGCTCAGTTGAGTGGTTCCAATATAGCAAGCACAACTAGTATCCGTTAAAAACTGTCACAAGCCAAGCTCCAAGCTAACTCTTCTGCAGTGAGTGTGTTCACTGGCTTTTCCATTAGTCCCTAATGAAGAAGTTTTTGATATCCTTTGTTTCTGAGGATTAAAGCCTACACCTTACTAACTCAGGCCGAAATGCTAAGGGATACATAAGAAGTGATGTTCATGATCTGGGAATGTCATGGTGGCCTTTGCATAAGAGGCAGTGTAGTAGAGTAAAATGCAGACAGGAGCCAGaatgacctgggttcaaatccaagcTCTGCAATGTATGGCCTGTGTGACCTGGAGCAAGTGCTTTAACAGATTGAGGAGTTTGGGCTTCATTCTCTTGGCAATGGGGAACCAACCAAAGCCCCTTTCCAGGTCCCTTGGAACTCAGGCAATGCTAGCTCCCAGCCTTAGTGACCTCATCTCCCCCTACCCCAAACACTGCAGCTGACCCCTGCTGTGACCCATTCCCAGTCAGCTCTGTCTCAGATCTCAGAATTCCAAAGCCTGAGGTGGCTTTTAATTCTTGCTACCAGCTGcacacctggcccctcctggCTCCTTCCCTGGCCCAGATGAAGTTTTCCCTCAAGCACAGCTGGAACAGTCCAAGGCCCTGGAGCTGCAGGGGGTGATGGCAGCAGAGGCTGGGGACCTCAGCACAGCCCTGGAGAGGTTTGGCCAAGCCATCTGCCTGCTGCCTGAGAGGGCTTCAGCCTACAACAACCGTGCCCAGGCCCGGCGACTCCAGGGAGATGTGGCAGGTAAGGGGAGATGCCCTGTATCCTCTGCAAAAGGGCCCACGGGAGGGCACAGACCAGAAATGAAGTGGCTGTGGGGCTGGGGTGGCCTTGCTAAACCCCTCTGGAGCCTGTCTTCTTACCTATAAGGTAGGAGATGTATTGGGGCCCTGCTAATATCATGGGGCTAATGTGAAATTCAGAAGAGACTGCATTCCATTAAGGAACAGTTAATGAGAGCCTACAATGTGGCAGTAGGCTGGTGCTGAGGACACTGAGATAAAGGGTATATGAATCGCCAACATTCATATAGCAGtcactatgtaccaggcattaaTCACTTTACATATAAACTAGTAAATCAATCCTCACAACCCTAAAAAGTAGGTACCATTGTCATCCCcagtttatagatgaagaaactgaagcatggagaggctaagtaacttgcccactATCATACAGTCAGGTAGCAGCAGAGCTGAGATGTGAACCAGGTGGTAGGGCTCCAGAGTGTGTGCTCTTAATCGCCACATGATACTGCTCCTGAGAACGCTCCCACTCCAGGGGGCAGAACAGACACATAATTCTGAGACCAGCAAAACAAGTTTGAGAAGGGTCAGCGTGGGACCTGTTCCTGAAGGGCGAGTTttaaaggatgagtaggagttagcTGGTGAGTGGAGAAGGTAGTCTGTAGAGGTCCAAAAAGCAGGCACAAGTACAGAGAGCTTCAGGTCTTCAGGCTGGGTGGGGCAGGGAGTGGAGGAGGGATGGAGAGCTGAGCCTGGAGCCGTGGGCAAGGGCCTGATGAACAGCTTGGGAGTATTAGGCTGAGACTGCACTGTCTTGAAAACATGGGGGATCACTCAAGGATTTTAACAGGAGAGTGACTGGATCAAACTCCTGCTGCATTCAGGTTATTCTAATTAAGTGGAGACAACGGGACCACACTGGGGACCAAAGATGAGGCTAATGTGAAGGTATAAACCACGGAAACCTAGTACTACTTGACTGTTAGGAGCAGTGGTGACGCAGGTCCTCCCAGAACCAGCAATGCCAGGCTAGGGAGTTTTGAGCCCACTCCAAGAACAATGGGAACTTCCCAAGAGCCCCTTTCCAGGGTTATCTGCCCCAGATCGCTGGAGACAGCCTGCAGACGGAAACCCCAGGGAGATGCAGAGGTGCTTCCAACTAGAGATTCCTCCAGACCAGCTCCTCTGAGGGAAACCAAGGAGTACTGCAATCTGAGCGCTTCTCCGGAGGCTCGGGCTCTTTAGGAGACTAGAGAACATGAGTGAATTGAAGCAGAGTCCGAAAGAAGCCAGCCTGATGGACTTAAGAAGGTGGCTGGCTGCCTGAGGTTCTGAGTTCAGAGTTCTGAGGCCCAACCCAAGTATTTtacaagaataataaaaataaaaacgatGCAGGCCAGCTCTGGCTCCAGGACCAAGGAAACTAGATACATGGAGATAACCAAAGAATAACGAAAGGCAACCAGTCCAGGATATAGGGGAGAGAGAATGTGTTCTAAAGCAAgcaatggaaaagagaaaagggccctcaaaaggaaaacaatgagAAACTGTCTTGATTGTACTTGTAAGAAATGACTGTGCAGTTAATACTATTTTTTTGAACCCTGACATTCAGAGTCAGTCACCTGGCCCATAGTGGATGCTTAATAACAGGTGTGGAATAAATTGGCTGCTACTTGCCCAGGCAGTGGGCCAGACTCATAAACATAGTGACCATTCAGAATCCCGCAACGTTCATGTTTTCGTATATTAGCGGTGGAAAATAATAGGAACAAGGCGAGACCTGGACttcagtcccagctctgccactaagTGGCTTGGCTGTACAGCCCTGGGCCAGTCCCCTCAACTCTTCCACAGGCTTCGTCTGTGTAATGGGGATAACGATCCCTACCTCTAGCAGGTGCGAGGCGGGTTGTAAATGGCCACGCCCGGGAGCCGCGAGGACCACGGTGATCCGCGCGGCAGCAGGCGGGCTGGGGCTCCGGCAAGGCCGCCCCGGCGGCCGCTGACCCCGCCCCGCCCGTCTCGTCGGTCCCGCAGGCGCCCTGGAGGACCTGGAACGCGCGGTGGAGCTGAGCGGCGGCCGGGGCCGCGCCGCCCGCCAGAGCTTTGTGCAGCGCGGACTCCTGGCGCGGCTGCAGGGCCGAGACGACGACGCCCGCAGGGATTTCGAGAGGGCGGCACGGCTGGGCAGCCCCTTCGCGCGGCGCCAGCTGGTGCTGCTCAACCCCTACGCCGCGCTGTGCAACCGCATGCTGGCCGACATGATGGGGCAGCTGCGCCGCCCCCGCGACAGCCGCTGAGCGCTGCTGGCCCGCGCGTCCGTGGGCGAGGGGACGGGAGGGGGGCCCTGAACCAATAAAGCCGTCGGGCCTAACCGACTCCGCCTGCTCCTGCGTCCTGCCCGCGCCCGGAGGGAAGGGCACGCGGGGGCACTCTGTGCGTGGGGCCTCTCGGCGCGGGCTAGGGACCAGCCAGGCGGGTGGTGAGCCGCGACCGCCCACCTGCCGGGGAAGGGCCTGTGGGGCCAGTGGTCGGGCATCGATTGGCCCTGCCTGGCTCAGCCCCCGCCCTTGCAGCGGACTGCGGTGCTCATCAGACCTGAGCAGTTGCTCCGGCAGCGGTCGGGGAAGGAGCCAGGTGAGCAGCTGCggtggcggggggcgggggcaggaTGCTCGGCGACCCCACCCTCCAACCCCCTCCTCTTCCGCCCACATCCGCCGGAGCCACCAACACCAGGAAAGGGGGCGTAGGGCGAGGGATGGGAGAGGGaacagggcaggagagaggaTGGGATCGGGAGAAAGGCGATTCCTTTGGGGGAGGGGCGCGTGGAGACGgagtatgagtgtgtgtgagtgtgcgtgtgtgcaaGGTGTGGTTGCACGGATGCTGGTTGCTTCTGTGTATCTGCGGGCGTGTGTCTCTTTGTATTGTAGCCTGGAGTCAGTGCTCGGTTCTGCACCTGCAGGATGTCCAGGTGTCTGCTGGGTGGGTCTGTACCTTTGGGCTTTGCCCTTCGTGTCCGTGCCTTCGCCACTGGGGGCTGGTCTATATTTGTGTCTCCGTACATGGTTCTTTTTGTTTCTGGAGAGTAAATTCCTGGAGCAATTGCTAGACCTACCTGCTGTCACCTGGCTGACACGGAGGCCCGCCCCCTTCTCTCAGCAGCCTGGGGCCCAGGCCCGGGCCACCATGGCGCTGCCTCCAGGCCCAGCCACCCTCCGGCACACACTGCTGCTCCTGCCAGCCCTTCTGAGCTCAGGTACACCTCTGTTCAGTCGTTGACCAAGTCCTTCTGGAGTCCAAAAccccctctctcctctgtctgcTCTTCTGTTTGGGTACCTACTCCAGGCCTGAAACCCTGGAGCCCCTGTTCCCTTCACCCACCTACCTAGGTCCAACCAGCCAGTCCCTGGTGAGAGGACTCAGGCGCCCTTTCCCTTGGCCTGCTGCTCCTCTCACTGGGGCAATTCCTGGTCACAGCATAGTACCAACCCTGCCTGACCCCTTCCCAGAGGCCCCCTGCTGTGTTCCAGGTTGGGGGGAGTTGGCGCCACAAATAGATGGTCAGACCTGGGCTGAGCGGGCACTTCGGGAGAATGAACGCCACGCCTTCACCTGCCGGGTGGCAGGGGGGCCTGGCACCCCCAGATTGGCCTGGTATCTGGATGGACAGCTGCAGGAGGCCAGCACCTCAAGACTGCTGAGCGTGGGAGGGGAGGCCTTCTCTGGAGGCACCAGCACCTTCACTGTCACTGCCCACCGGGCCCAGCATGAGCTCAACTGCTCCCTGCAGGACCCCAGCAGTGGCCAATCAGCCAACGCCTCTGTCATCCTCAATGTGCAATGTGAGTGACCCTGAGGTGGGCAGGGAGAGAGGTTCTCTGCCCAGGGACCCCCCAGCACCCACCAGGCAGGTGGTCCGCAGGGCATTTAGCAGACACTTAAGCACTTTGCAAATATGAACTCATTTTATCCTCTGAATAATCCCATGAGGTCATTACTATTTTTGtcaccattttacaaataagaaaactgaggcagaaagaggTTAAGCAATCCGCCCAGGGTGATGATCCCGCTGGTAagaagcagagccaggattcacaTCTGGGCATTTGGCTCTAGTATTTACACTCATAATCACTACGAAATGCTGCCTGTCTGGCAGACCCAGCCATCCTGTTCCTCAGCACGCCCTCTGAGGAGAGGCCCAGGCCCCTGGCTCCCATCTGGGTTTGGGAAGAAAGGGCCAGAAGTATAAGGGGCTGTGGTGAGAGCATATTGGCCTCTGCTTTGCACCAGTCAAGCCAGAGATTGCCCAAGTCGGCGCCAAGTACCAGGAAGCTCAGGGCCCAGGCCTCCTGGTTGTCCTGTTTGCCCTTGTGCGTGCCAACCCGCCTGCCAATGTCACCTGGATCGACCAGGATGGGCCAGTGACTGTCAACACCTCTGACTTCCTGGTGCTGGATGCGCAGAACTACCCCTGGCTCACCAACCATACAGTACAGCTGCAGCTCCGCAGCCTGGCGCACAACCTCTCGGTGGTGGCCACCAATGATGTGGGTGTCACCAGTGCCTCACTTCCAGCCCCAGGTGAGCATGGCCAGCAACTGGCCCAGCAAAGCCTCAGGTGGTTGCAGGGGTCCACATCCCCATACAGAAATGGGAGTACTTTTTCCCTGTGAGTTGGTCTTGTGGATGAACTGTTCCCAGCCACCCTGGGCAAGGAGGGCAGAGCAGTACCTATGGCGTGTTGGGGTTGGGGCACTGCCCACTTGGGACCTAACCAGAGGACATCCTCCAGGGCTTCTGGCTACCCGGGTGGAAGTACCACTGCTGGGCATTGTTGTGGCTGCTGGGCTTGCCCTGGGCACCCTCGTGGGGTTCAGCACCTTGGTGGCCTGCCTGGTCtgtaggaaagagaagaaaaccaaagGTAGGCCAGGGACACTGGGGGCAGTGGGGATGAGGTCAGGCTGAGCAGCAGCCAGGACAGCAAGTGCAGCTGGGCAGAACCAGTCGTCTCTGACAGTGGCAGAGCACTTCCAGGGTGTGGCCATGGGTAGGGTGACATGCATCCCAGGTAGCAGGATCAGGCACTGGGAACCCAGTCTCTGGCCCCAGGGCCAAGCCTGGGCATTTGAGAGACCCCTTGCCTGAGGGTCCTGGCTCTGAAAGGGTAGGAGGAGAGCCCAGCGTGGGAGGGCATGTTGAGAATTAGGGACATGGTTTCATTCTCCGCAGGCCCCTCCCGGCGCCCATCTCTTATATCAAGGTAATTCCTCCTGGGGCTGGGTGGACAAGCCTAACCGAAATGCAGGATGGGGACAGGAGGGAGCCTGGGGTTTCTGGTAGAGGCAGCCATGAGTGCCTGTGCTGGGACGCATATCCATCCCGACCTTTATCCTCCCTGTAGTGACTCCAACAACCTAAAACTCAACAACGTGCGCCTGCCACGGGAGAACATGTCCCTCCCGTCCAACCTTCAGCTCAATGACCTCACTCCAGATTCCAGAGGTATATCTAGGGCCCTGCTCTTTGCCTCTGCTTAATCTCCAGAAGTGCTTCTGAGAAAAAGAGAGCTTGGTGCTTGGGAGGGGCGAGGCCCCATCAGGCACACTCCTGTTCCTGAACACTGCCCTCTGTCAACCAGCAGTGAAACCAGCAGACCGGCCGATGGCTCAGAACAACAGCCGGCCAGAGCTTCTGGACCCGGAGCCCGGCGGCCTCCTCACCAGCCGAGGTACTGGGGAAGGGGCCTGCCACCCTCCTCCTCTGCCCCCCAGCCCTGTGCTTATGCCAAAGGCCTCCAagtgcccaggaggcagagagggcTCTCCCAAATTCCAAGGAACAAGCGTTACTGAGTCCCTGCGGGCTTCTTTGATCCTGCAGGTTTCATCCGCCTCCCAATGCTGGGCTATATCTATCGAGTGTCCAGCGTGAGCAGTGATGAGATCTGGCTTTGAGCCGAGGGCGAGACAGGAGTATTCTCTTGGCCTCTGGGCACCCTCCCATTCCTTCAAGGCATCCTCTGCCTAGCTGTGTCACCAACGTGAAGAGGTCATGCCACTGCCACTTTTGCTTGCCCTCCTGGCCGGGGTGCCCTCTATGTCATGCATGTGATGCATTTCACTGGGCTGTAACCCACAGGGACACAGGTATCTTTGGCAAGGCTACCGATTGGACCTAAGCCCCTCATGCTGACTCAGGGCGGGCCCTGCATGTGATGACTCTTTGGCCAGGGGTGTTCAGATGTCATCCAGCATCCAAGTGTGTCATGGCCCGCTGTATGCCCACCCCAGTACTCCACAGCACCTTGTACAGTAGGCATGGGGGCGTGCCTGTGTGGGGGACAGGGAGGGCCCTGCATGGATTTTCCTCCTTCCTATGCTATGTATCCTTGTTCCCTCAGGTAAAATTGAGGACCCTGCTAGCTATATAGAACCAAATTGCCCTTTGTACAGGAACCAACCCCTGGCCCAGGGGCACTGGCCAAGCACAAGTCTTTTTTGCTGCACGCCTCTCTGCTCttctctgccccttccttcccccctcctccaGAGAATTCTAGGTTACATGTTGGACCTTCTCTACTACTTCGCTGGGCACTAGACTTTTCTATTGGCCTGTGCCACCGCTTATTAGCACAagtcagggaggaagaggcaggcgATGAGTCTAGTAGCACCCAGGATGGCTTGTAGCTATGCATCATTTTATTACAGTGTTAGCACTTTAAGCACATCCCCTAGGGGAGGAGGTGAGTGAGGGGCCCAGAGCCCTCTTTGTGGCTTCCCCACATTTGGCCTTCTGTGATTCACTGTGAGTGTCCTGAGCTCTTGGGATTGATGGTTTTCCTCTCAGCACGTCTCCTGCACCATGGGACCCCAGCCCTGACCAACCCCTGGTTGCCCCATCAGCAGGAAGGTGCCCTTCCTGGAGGATGGTCGCCACAGGCACATAGTTCAACAGTGTGGAAGCTTTAGGGGGACATGGAGAAAGGAGGAGACCACATACCCCAAAACGACCTAAGAACGCTTTAAAAGGCGACCTGTAAATGATTAGAAATTAACATAGTACAGAATATATTTTTCCCTTGTTGAGATCTTCTTTTGTAATGTTTTTCATGTTACTGCCTAGGACAGTGCTGAGCACACAGTAAGTTTAATAAACTtgactgaattaatttacatatcTCTGCTTCATTtcttctattaatatatttttgtttttgttttattttgttttgtttgagatggagcctcactgtatcacccaggctggagtgcaggggtgcgatcttggctcactgcaacctccgccttccagattcaaatgattctcctgcctcagcctcccaagtagctgggactataggcgcctaccaccatgcctagctaatttttatatttttagtagaggtggggtttcaccatgttggccagactggtctcgaactcccgaactcaagtgatccgcccaccttggcctcccaaagtgctgggagtacaggtgtgagccagcgcacccAGCCTTCTtctaatatgttttttaaatgaagttttccAGTCTCACAGTGGAAAAAAATATGGCAAGCACCTGTATATCCACCACTCAGCTCTGACATTACCAAATTTGcttcagaaaaatgaataatatttctttaattacaCTGTTCCCAGTGGCAGGATTGGCATCTTCTATTTCAGGAGTGCTGAGTGGGGGACTCTTGGCTATAACCAGCATCTCATTCTCACTTGGTCCATACCACTCAGCTGCTTCTTCCCACCTCAGGACTGGGCTAAAGTATGCTGAGCCCCTTTGTCCTGCCCATGCGAACAGAAGGCTCAGACTGGGCTGTGATTTTGTTTGGTGCAAAGTTATGAGGTTCAttgaaattttgttacatgtatatgtatgtatgtgtatatacagagAGCTCGAGAGAGCACGCATGtgtgtgtcttgctctgtcactcaggctggagtgcagtggtgcagtcatagctcactgcagccttgaactcctgtgtttaagggatcctcccacctcagcctcatgagtagttggaactgcaggtgtgtgccattgtgctcagctaattaaaaaatatctggggggactggacacggtggcttacgcctgtaatcctagcactttgggaagccgaggcgggtggattgcctgagcgcaggagtttgagaccagcctgggcaacacggtgaaactccatctctactaaaatacaaaaaaattagccgggcatggcggcatgcgcctgtggtcccagctactcgggaggctgaggcaggagaattgctggaacccaggaggcagagatagcagtgagctgagatcacgccaatgcactacagcctgggtgacagagcaagactccgtccttaaaaaaaagaaaaaaatgtgtagagacagggtctcactctattgcccaggctggtgtgacaTGTGTATAATATGTAGTGATCAGGTTAGGATATTCAAGGTGTCCATTACCCAAGTACAATACACTTTTGTTAACTATACTCACCCCACTCTGCTATCAAgcattgaatttattccttctaactatatgtttgtaccctttaactcacttcttttctttatcccacattttctttacccattcatcaattgatggtcacttaggttgattctgcatatttgctattgtgaattgtgcagcAATACACATGCAGGTGCAGGTGTCTCtttgatattttgatttcctttttggaGATACCcggaagtaggattgctggattgaatggtaattctatttttagttttttgagaaatcacaggccgggtgtggtgactcgtacctgtaatcctagcactttgggaggccgaggcaggtgggtcacttgaacccaggagttcaagaccagcctgggcaacatggtgagactcccatctctacaaaaacacaaaaattagccaggcatggtggcgtgtacctgtagtgccagctacttgggaggctgaggcaagaggatcacttgagcccaggaggcggaggctgcagtgactgagatcaccccact encodes:
- the LOC105476409 gene encoding tetratricopeptide repeat protein 36, encoding MLRAKDRETLLMKGWSSSFQINFLLEAPPSPRPSLFSHPESPFGILELGTMGTPNDRAVLQAIFNPDTPFGDIVGLDLGEEAEKEERKEDEVFPQAQLEQSKALELQGVMAAEAGDLSTALERFGQAICLLPERASAYNNRAQARRLQGDVAGALEDLERAVELSGGRGRAARQSFVQRGLLARLQGRDDDARRDFERAARLGSPFARRQLVLLNPYAALCNRMLADMMGQLRRPRDSR